A DNA window from Rubripirellula tenax contains the following coding sequences:
- a CDS encoding alpha/beta hydrolase: MLLSATLALASRIAVADEAALPAAPNRPIESTADQRYCDNDGKAGLCDVLSPTGPPPAEGYPAIIVVHGGGWMSGDKWTVEGYAKLLAKQGFVVINMNYRLAPAFKFPSQVDDVRAAMLWVKSSAKRWSIDLSRLGVFGYSAGGHLTALVASLADEPIERQTAASDWPASDERWKDLPKIRAICVGGPPCDFRTLPVDNTTLAYFLGGSRREKPGTYVAASPTAHASPDDPVTQIIHGDNDIIVPIKTSKEFHAAQIAAGVDSRMQVMPGQGHMLTFLNPKTSEKVVEFFCDVLK; this comes from the coding sequence ATGCTGCTTTCCGCGACATTGGCGCTAGCGAGCCGGATTGCCGTCGCAGACGAAGCCGCATTACCCGCCGCACCGAACCGTCCGATTGAGTCTACGGCCGACCAACGGTACTGCGACAACGACGGCAAAGCAGGCTTGTGCGACGTCCTTTCGCCGACTGGCCCGCCGCCCGCCGAAGGCTATCCGGCGATCATTGTGGTCCACGGCGGGGGATGGATGAGCGGCGACAAATGGACTGTCGAAGGCTACGCGAAGTTGCTTGCCAAGCAAGGCTTTGTGGTCATCAACATGAACTATCGGCTGGCGCCGGCGTTTAAGTTCCCGTCCCAGGTCGACGACGTTCGCGCAGCGATGCTGTGGGTCAAATCAAGTGCAAAGCGATGGTCGATCGATCTGAGTCGGCTGGGCGTGTTCGGGTATTCGGCGGGCGGTCACTTGACGGCGCTTGTGGCGTCATTGGCGGACGAACCGATCGAGCGGCAAACGGCGGCAAGCGATTGGCCGGCAAGCGACGAACGATGGAAGGACTTGCCCAAGATCCGCGCGATTTGCGTGGGCGGCCCACCGTGTGATTTTCGCACGCTGCCGGTCGACAACACGACGCTGGCATACTTTCTGGGCGGTTCACGTCGCGAGAAACCCGGCACCTATGTTGCCGCGTCGCCCACGGCACACGCATCACCCGATGATCCGGTCACTCAAATCATTCACGGCGACAACGATATCATCGTGCCGATAAAAACCAGCAAAGAATTTCACGCCGCGCAAATCGCGGCCGGCGTGGACAGCCGCATGCAGGTCATGCCCGGACAAGGCCACATGCTGACGTTCTTGAACCCAAAGACCAGCGAGAAGGTGGTCGAGTTCTTCTGCGACGTATTGAAATGA
- a CDS encoding TIGR03032 family protein — translation MSQPEPTPQPLRSIHTSNLPEILDHLGISVMVTTYQAGRLVMLRSQHGLLNTHFRSFDKPMGLAIRGNRLAVGAATSIWEFHDLPAVCTKVDAKANESAETPVTHDACFLPRTTHWTGDIQIHEMAWVDEELWVVNTRFSCLCRRSDTYCFDPVWRPKFIDRYLPADCCHLNGLAMRDDRVRYVTALGETNEPGGWRANKRDGGLLIDVDTDEVITRGLSMPHSPRWYRDRLWVLQSGEGGFGFIDAATGRYESVATLPGFTRGLSFAGPLAFIGLSQVRESAVFGGIPIAERELEQRTCGVWVVNIESGETVAYIKFEDAVQEIFAVEVLSARYPELVNDDRDLLAGSFELPDSALADVPPELKDERC, via the coding sequence ATGTCCCAGCCGGAACCAACGCCTCAACCCCTTCGCAGCATCCACACTTCGAACCTGCCCGAGATCCTTGATCACTTGGGCATTTCGGTGATGGTGACGACGTACCAAGCCGGACGCTTGGTGATGCTGCGTTCCCAGCACGGTTTGCTAAATACACATTTTCGGTCGTTCGACAAACCGATGGGGTTGGCGATTCGGGGGAATCGTTTGGCGGTGGGGGCAGCGACCAGCATTTGGGAGTTCCATGATTTACCCGCCGTGTGCACCAAGGTCGATGCCAAGGCAAATGAATCGGCGGAAACGCCTGTCACGCATGATGCCTGCTTTCTGCCGCGGACGACGCACTGGACCGGTGATATCCAAATCCATGAGATGGCGTGGGTGGATGAAGAACTATGGGTGGTCAATACACGTTTCAGTTGCCTTTGTCGTCGCAGCGATACGTATTGCTTCGATCCGGTTTGGCGACCGAAGTTCATCGATCGATACTTGCCGGCGGACTGCTGTCACTTGAACGGCTTGGCGATGCGAGATGACAGAGTCCGTTACGTCACCGCGCTGGGTGAAACCAATGAGCCCGGTGGATGGCGTGCCAACAAGCGAGACGGAGGTCTGTTGATCGACGTCGACACCGATGAAGTGATCACGCGAGGTTTGTCGATGCCACATTCGCCGCGCTGGTATCGAGATCGATTGTGGGTGCTGCAATCCGGTGAAGGCGGTTTCGGATTCATCGACGCGGCCACCGGGCGATACGAATCCGTCGCGACGTTGCCGGGATTCACGCGAGGTCTATCGTTCGCAGGGCCGCTCGCATTCATCGGTCTTTCCCAAGTCCGCGAGTCGGCGGTCTTCGGCGGCATCCCGATTGCCGAACGCGAATTAGAACAACGCACGTGCGGCGTGTGGGTGGTCAATATCGAAAGCGGCGAGACCGTCGCCTACATAAAATTCGAAGACGCCGTGCAAGAGATCTTTGCCGTCGAGGTGCTTTCGGCGCGTTATCCCGAACTAGTAAACGATGATCGCGACCTGCTGGCCGGTTCGTTCGAGCTGCCTGATTCGGCGCTCGCCGACGTGCCGCCCGAATTGAAAGACGAACGGTGTTAA
- a CDS encoding TlpA family protein disulfide reductase: MSASDSHPHDQSSPKTRSAVRKGLWIALAIAFLGTIFVTRLNRSTNSSATDHVAVGKELPQLDLVALDSGKAMNADEIAPEGTVRLLHFWGTWCPPCRMEYPHLAETATQLSANSNFRFVPVSCESGGGETMGGLAQKTREYFASENINSPALADPRGLTRQSAVDRLEQPSLYYPTSMLISPAGKIVGVWEGYTPDAVDEIAAAATQLLTGLQSREVTSPE; the protein is encoded by the coding sequence TTGTCAGCATCCGATTCGCATCCGCATGATCAATCATCACCGAAAACGCGTTCGGCAGTCCGCAAGGGACTATGGATCGCGTTGGCGATCGCGTTTTTGGGCACGATTTTTGTAACACGGTTGAATCGATCAACGAATTCGTCGGCGACCGATCATGTAGCGGTCGGCAAGGAATTGCCGCAATTGGATTTGGTCGCCCTGGATTCGGGCAAAGCGATGAACGCGGATGAGATTGCGCCCGAGGGCACCGTCCGTTTATTGCATTTTTGGGGAACGTGGTGCCCGCCATGTCGAATGGAGTATCCGCACTTGGCCGAAACGGCGACCCAGCTTTCCGCGAATTCGAATTTTCGTTTCGTACCCGTGTCGTGCGAGTCGGGCGGCGGAGAAACGATGGGAGGGCTCGCACAGAAGACTCGCGAGTACTTCGCTAGCGAAAACATCAACAGCCCGGCATTGGCCGATCCTCGTGGACTGACCCGCCAAAGTGCGGTCGATCGGCTGGAACAACCGTCGCTCTATTACCCGACATCGATGTTGATCAGCCCCGCCGGAAAAATCGTCGGCGTTTGGGAAGGCTATACACCCGATGCGGTGGACGAGATCGCAGCCGCCGCGACTCAGCTTTTGACGGGACTGCAATCGCGGGAAGTCACGTCGCCCGAATGA
- the ribA gene encoding GTP cyclohydrolase II produces MTVELNTVPEAVEAIRAGEVVIVVDAEDRENEGDYICAAEKATPEAINFMLSGRGQLCVSILPDVAKRLELNPVVVQNDAPLKTAFLTPIDIRTAKTGITASERAETIRTLASGDCKADDFVRPGHVYPLLAKQGGVLRRAGHTEAAMDLARMAGLAPVAALCEILDESGERATREGLGAIAQKHNLKIISIEQLIAHRRVSEKLITRSAEAQLPTKYGNFTVVVYAVDYEAQEPIALVFGDLSAEGMPALVRMHSSCFTGDLVASLRCDCGDQLHMALQMISSEGRGALIYLPQEGRGIGLAQKIRAYALQDKGMDTVEANHALGFKADMRDYGIGLQILKDLGLSEVRLLTNNPKKTEAFNLRGFDLRVVDQVPIVSDVNEHNQKYLDTKRDKMGHNLPGR; encoded by the coding sequence ATGACAGTCGAACTCAATACCGTCCCCGAAGCCGTTGAAGCGATTCGCGCCGGAGAGGTGGTTATCGTCGTCGATGCCGAAGATCGCGAGAACGAGGGCGACTACATTTGCGCTGCTGAGAAAGCGACGCCCGAAGCAATCAATTTCATGTTGTCCGGACGTGGACAGTTGTGCGTCTCGATCTTGCCCGACGTCGCAAAGCGGTTGGAATTGAATCCGGTCGTGGTCCAGAACGACGCGCCGTTAAAAACCGCATTTCTGACACCGATCGACATTCGCACTGCGAAAACAGGAATCACGGCATCGGAACGTGCGGAAACCATTCGCACACTGGCATCGGGCGACTGCAAAGCCGACGACTTTGTGCGGCCCGGGCATGTGTATCCGCTGCTGGCCAAGCAGGGCGGCGTATTGCGACGCGCCGGACATACCGAAGCCGCAATGGATTTGGCTCGCATGGCGGGTCTCGCACCCGTCGCGGCGCTGTGTGAAATTTTGGACGAATCGGGCGAACGGGCGACGCGGGAAGGGTTGGGTGCGATCGCTCAAAAACACAACCTCAAGATCATCAGCATCGAACAGTTGATCGCCCACCGTCGAGTCAGCGAAAAGCTGATCACAAGAAGCGCCGAAGCTCAATTGCCGACGAAGTACGGGAACTTCACCGTCGTTGTCTACGCGGTCGACTACGAGGCTCAAGAACCGATTGCGTTGGTCTTCGGAGATCTATCGGCCGAAGGAATGCCGGCGTTGGTTCGGATGCACAGCAGTTGCTTCACGGGCGACTTGGTGGCATCGCTGCGATGTGACTGTGGCGACCAATTGCACATGGCGCTGCAGATGATTTCCAGCGAAGGACGTGGCGCGCTGATCTACCTTCCCCAAGAAGGCCGTGGCATCGGGTTGGCCCAAAAGATTCGCGCCTACGCGTTACAGGACAAGGGAATGGATACCGTCGAGGCCAATCATGCACTTGGGTTCAAAGCCGACATGCGAGACTACGGCATCGGTTTGCAGATTTTGAAGGATCTCGGACTGAGCGAAGTACGCCTGCTGACCAACAACCCCAAGAAAACCGAAGCGTTCAACCTAAGAGGTTTCGATCTTCGCGTCGTCGATCAGGTCCCGATCGTTTCGGACGTGAACGAACACAACCAAAAGTATCTCGACACCAAACGCGACAAGATGGGCCACAATTTACCTGGACGATAA
- a CDS encoding fluoride efflux transporter FluC, whose translation MTTWFNLIAIAGGGALGSVARYLITLAAIAVPGGSSMIGTTIANVLGCAAIGGLIEYTAVEGMMAERVRLALQVGFLGGLTTFSTFSSESASLAIDGRLTASTAYVAANMVLGWIVLIGAAEMVKGWNA comes from the coding sequence ATGACTACTTGGTTCAATTTGATCGCGATCGCCGGGGGGGGAGCCCTCGGATCGGTGGCTCGTTACCTGATCACCCTGGCCGCCATCGCGGTTCCCGGCGGGTCATCCATGATCGGCACAACGATCGCAAACGTGCTGGGTTGTGCGGCGATCGGGGGACTGATCGAGTACACGGCTGTTGAGGGGATGATGGCAGAGCGGGTTCGATTAGCACTTCAAGTCGGCTTTCTGGGCGGGCTAACCACCTTTTCGACATTTTCGTCCGAGTCGGCTTCGCTGGCGATCGACGGCCGTTTGACTGCTTCGACGGCGTATGTCGCGGCCAATATGGTGCTCGGATGGATCGTCTTGATCGGGGCCGCAGAGATGGTCAAAGGATGGAACGCATGA
- a CDS encoding DUF1501 domain-containing protein, with the protein MQFNRKSDDGTSRRNVLKTAAVGCGMMSNLSLVSAFLNLQATQTLAAGSGPSDHKALVCVFLKGGNDSFNMLAPKGSEYLSYSEARGSSLNGVPTGDGIAIPEQGADSLLDIAGPSGRTFGVHPRLGDEVSNLNSAATGGNGIRGLYNNGKLSFIANVGSLIEPTDYASYQARSNLPVGLFSHSDLQRHWMSSVPQDRSHLKGWGGKMADLLYSMNDPSSISMNISLSGVNKFQTGSTVNPYSIDTGSAGGATGVFNYSPNPANASNNRNRAFNVMRSGLLGQTYDDLLSKTLAQSHLLSMQSALDFNNAVSAVTVNTVFDTDSFSQRMKRVAQVIGARESGTGLGQRRQVFFVDLGSFDHHASLLTNHDNYMEILSNGLSSFYQATVELGVEDNVVTFTASDFARTLSSNGSGSDHAWGGNHIVMGGEIAGGNIRGDYPTNLKTPTFNGSTIDLGRGRLIPTTSVDQYNAELATWFGVSNSDLADVLPNLSNFSGLTPLSLFA; encoded by the coding sequence ATGCAATTCAATCGAAAATCAGACGACGGCACTTCTCGACGAAACGTTCTGAAAACCGCGGCGGTTGGCTGCGGCATGATGAGCAATCTGTCGCTGGTTTCGGCATTCCTGAATTTGCAAGCGACGCAAACGCTTGCCGCTGGTAGTGGACCATCCGACCACAAGGCGCTCGTTTGCGTGTTCCTCAAGGGCGGCAACGACTCGTTCAATATGCTCGCTCCCAAGGGCAGCGAATACCTAAGCTATAGCGAAGCCCGTGGTAGTTCGCTCAATGGCGTTCCCACAGGCGACGGCATTGCGATTCCTGAACAGGGTGCCGATTCGTTGCTCGATATCGCCGGGCCATCGGGACGAACGTTCGGGGTTCACCCTCGGTTGGGCGACGAGGTCAGTAACCTGAATTCGGCAGCAACCGGCGGCAACGGAATCCGCGGCCTTTACAACAACGGGAAATTGTCGTTCATTGCCAATGTTGGGTCGCTGATCGAGCCCACCGACTACGCCAGTTATCAGGCCCGGTCGAACTTGCCGGTGGGTCTGTTTTCTCATTCGGATCTTCAACGGCACTGGATGTCGAGTGTTCCCCAGGACCGATCGCACTTGAAGGGTTGGGGCGGCAAGATGGCCGACCTGCTGTATTCGATGAATGACCCCTCGTCGATTTCGATGAACATTTCGTTGTCCGGCGTGAATAAGTTTCAAACCGGCAGCACGGTGAATCCCTACTCGATCGATACGGGTTCGGCGGGCGGTGCAACGGGCGTCTTCAATTACTCGCCAAACCCGGCAAATGCGTCAAATAATCGAAACCGGGCGTTCAATGTGATGCGTAGCGGCTTGTTGGGTCAGACGTACGACGATCTGTTGTCGAAAACGTTGGCTCAGTCGCACTTGCTTTCGATGCAGTCGGCGTTGGATTTCAACAATGCGGTCAGCGCGGTTACGGTCAACACGGTATTCGATACCGACTCGTTCAGCCAAAGGATGAAACGAGTTGCCCAGGTCATTGGTGCTCGTGAAAGTGGGACTGGGTTGGGGCAGCGTCGCCAAGTGTTCTTCGTCGACCTTGGCAGCTTTGATCATCATGCCAGCTTGCTGACCAATCATGACAATTACATGGAGATTCTGAGCAACGGGCTGAGTTCTTTCTATCAAGCCACGGTCGAGTTGGGTGTCGAAGACAATGTCGTGACATTCACGGCTTCGGATTTCGCGAGAACATTATCGAGCAACGGAAGCGGATCGGACCACGCTTGGGGCGGCAACCATATCGTGATGGGCGGCGAGATCGCCGGTGGAAACATCCGAGGCGACTATCCAACGAACTTGAAGACGCCGACCTTCAACGGATCAACGATCGATTTGGGTCGCGGTCGGTTGATCCCGACGACGTCGGTTGACCAATACAACGCCGAACTGGCCACATGGTTTGGTGTTTCAAACAGCGATCTAGCTGACGTGCTGCCCAACCTCAGTAACTTTAGCGGGCTCACGCCGCTGAGCCTGTTTGCGTAA
- the ilvB gene encoding biosynthetic-type acetolactate synthase large subunit, which yields MSTAKAAIQPKVTTGADILVKSLVDHGVDVLFAYPGGCSMPMHQALTRFGSSIRTILPRHEQGGAFAAQGYSRSTGKVGVVMATSGPGATNLVTAIADAKLDSIPLLCITGQVPTKAIGSDAFQETPMVEVCRGITKHHYLVTKVSDLPRIMKEAFHLCQSGRPGPVIVDMPKDVQMADLSDIDMDPPMNLPGYQSAPPQVATEAVRQIAAAVKLARRPVIYAGGGVIIGSASEELREFINKTGIPTVTTVMGIGAVPPENEFSMDWLGMHGAAYANYAVRDCDLLIALGVRFDDRVTGKIEAFAKDAKIIHVDIDASELNKIKTAHIPVRGDVKQVLTEVNKIVQKPEIDDWRKHCVDLKAKYPLKYDEKFDGILQQHAIKTLSDMTADMDTYVSVGVGQHQMWAAQFFKFRRPRTWMSSSGLGTMGFGLPSAMGVQAAHPGALSIDIDGDGSFQMNIQELATCFCEELPVKVFLLNNQHLGMVVQWEDRFMERNRAHTYLGPIHHEEAKGKSSADRYQYAEDRYPDFVKIAHGYGCGASTVRKKADLEGAIREMIEHKGPYLLDVQVPYQEHVLPMIPGGQTVDDMILE from the coding sequence ATGAGTACTGCGAAAGCCGCTATCCAACCCAAAGTGACCACCGGTGCCGATATTTTGGTCAAATCGTTGGTAGACCACGGCGTCGACGTACTTTTCGCCTATCCGGGCGGATGCAGCATGCCGATGCACCAGGCGCTGACCCGTTTCGGTAGCTCGATCCGCACGATTTTGCCCCGCCACGAGCAGGGCGGCGCCTTCGCGGCCCAAGGTTATTCACGCAGCACCGGCAAAGTCGGTGTCGTGATGGCGACCAGCGGTCCCGGTGCCACCAACTTGGTAACGGCGATCGCCGACGCCAAGCTGGACAGCATTCCGTTGCTGTGCATCACCGGCCAAGTGCCGACCAAGGCGATCGGCAGCGACGCGTTTCAAGAAACGCCGATGGTCGAAGTTTGTCGCGGCATCACCAAGCACCACTACTTGGTCACCAAAGTCAGCGACTTGCCGCGGATCATGAAGGAAGCGTTCCACCTTTGCCAAAGCGGACGTCCCGGTCCGGTGATCGTGGATATGCCCAAGGACGTTCAGATGGCGGACTTGTCGGACATCGACATGGATCCACCGATGAATCTGCCCGGATACCAATCGGCACCGCCACAAGTCGCGACCGAAGCGGTTCGTCAAATTGCAGCGGCCGTCAAATTGGCGCGGCGTCCGGTCATCTATGCCGGCGGCGGTGTCATCATCGGCAGTGCCAGCGAAGAGCTACGCGAATTCATCAACAAGACCGGTATCCCGACCGTGACCACCGTCATGGGCATCGGTGCGGTTCCGCCTGAGAATGAGTTCTCGATGGATTGGTTGGGCATGCACGGCGCAGCCTACGCGAACTATGCCGTTCGCGATTGCGACTTGTTGATCGCGCTGGGCGTTCGATTCGACGATCGCGTCACTGGAAAAATCGAAGCGTTTGCCAAAGACGCCAAGATTATTCACGTCGACATCGATGCTTCGGAACTGAACAAAATAAAGACGGCGCACATCCCGGTTCGCGGCGATGTGAAACAAGTGTTGACGGAAGTCAACAAGATCGTTCAAAAGCCCGAGATCGACGATTGGCGTAAACATTGTGTCGACTTGAAAGCGAAGTATCCGCTGAAGTATGACGAGAAGTTCGACGGCATCTTGCAGCAACACGCGATCAAAACGCTTAGCGACATGACCGCCGACATGGACACCTATGTCAGCGTCGGCGTCGGCCAGCATCAAATGTGGGCGGCGCAGTTCTTCAAGTTCCGTCGTCCACGCACGTGGATGAGCAGCAGCGGCTTGGGAACGATGGGCTTCGGTTTGCCGTCGGCGATGGGAGTCCAAGCGGCTCACCCGGGCGCGCTGTCGATCGATATCGACGGTGACGGCAGCTTCCAAATGAATATCCAAGAATTGGCGACGTGCTTCTGTGAAGAGTTGCCGGTCAAGGTGTTCCTGTTGAACAACCAACACTTGGGAATGGTCGTCCAGTGGGAAGACCGTTTCATGGAACGCAACCGCGCCCACACTTACTTGGGCCCGATTCATCACGAAGAAGCGAAGGGTAAAAGCAGCGCCGATCGGTATCAATACGCCGAAGATCGCTATCCCGACTTCGTCAAGATCGCGCACGGCTACGGTTGCGGCGCGTCAACGGTGCGCAAGAAAGCGGACCTGGAAGGCGCGATCCGCGAAATGATCGAGCACAAAGGTCCGTATCTGTTGGACGTCCAAGTGCCTTACCAAGAGCACGTGCTGCCGATGATTCCCGGTGGTCAAACCGTCGACGACATGATTCTGGAATAG
- the cyaB gene encoding class IV adenylate cyclase — translation MFEVEQKFHIDDREGLIGRLNDLGWRLASTQQHRDTYYNHPSRDFGETREALRVRRVDGVPMVTYKGVKLPGAVKARRELEWRLDPGDIDGSNMEELLVLLGFRSVATVCKVRLSFDPPATDTHSADLAGIVVVVDHVDEVGHFAEIEVVAADENGVEEARNRVETLGNTLGLHQTEPRSYLRMLLEVNG, via the coding sequence GTGTTTGAAGTCGAGCAGAAGTTTCACATCGACGATCGCGAGGGACTGATCGGTCGGTTGAACGATTTGGGGTGGCGGTTGGCGTCGACCCAGCAGCATCGCGATACGTACTACAACCACCCGAGTCGTGATTTCGGCGAAACGCGAGAAGCGTTGCGTGTTCGGCGAGTCGATGGTGTCCCGATGGTGACTTACAAAGGCGTCAAGTTGCCCGGTGCGGTGAAGGCTCGCCGCGAACTGGAATGGCGATTGGACCCCGGCGACATCGACGGATCGAACATGGAGGAACTGCTCGTTCTTTTGGGGTTTCGCAGTGTCGCCACCGTTTGCAAAGTCCGCCTGAGTTTTGATCCACCGGCCACAGACACTCATTCCGCCGATTTAGCTGGCATCGTCGTCGTGGTCGATCATGTCGATGAAGTCGGCCATTTCGCGGAGATCGAGGTGGTAGCGGCCGATGAAAATGGCGTGGAGGAAGCGAGAAACAGGGTGGAAACGCTCGGAAACACGCTGGGGTTGCACCAAACCGAACCCCGGAGCTATTTGAGGATGTTGTTAGAAGTCAACGGATAA